The Virgibacillus phasianinus genome includes a window with the following:
- a CDS encoding Gfo/Idh/MocA family protein — MAKLKMGIIGAGGIAQDRHIPAYLNLQDEVELTAVQDLNVERAQEVADKFTIPLVFQDYKDLFAQVDAVTICTPNKFHSEIAIQALEAGVHVLCEKPMAITAKECKEMIAASEKANKQLSIGFHYRHTQEARVAKQAIINGEIGDPLVCRMRAMRRRKVPGWGVFTNKELQGGGSLIDWGCHFLDLSLWLLGNPKPVEVMGTTYNRLSKTPNQLNEWGVFDHETFDVDDHVTGYITFENGVSLMLECSWSANIKEDETSLSISGVDGGLSVYPFELYQAKYGTFFNGEAKFASDADQAGLLQAQNFVASCLGEAELIVKPKQALQVTRLMEAIYLSSETGRSVRLD; from the coding sequence GTGGCCAAATTAAAGATGGGGATCATTGGAGCAGGAGGAATTGCGCAGGACCGGCATATTCCGGCATATCTAAACTTGCAGGATGAAGTGGAGCTTACGGCTGTGCAAGATTTAAATGTTGAACGTGCACAGGAAGTAGCGGATAAGTTTACCATTCCACTTGTGTTTCAGGATTACAAGGACTTGTTTGCACAGGTTGATGCAGTGACAATCTGCACACCAAATAAGTTTCATTCAGAAATTGCCATTCAGGCGCTTGAAGCAGGGGTTCATGTATTATGCGAAAAACCAATGGCAATTACCGCGAAGGAATGCAAAGAAATGATTGCAGCATCAGAAAAAGCAAATAAGCAGTTATCGATTGGCTTCCATTATCGCCATACACAGGAGGCACGTGTTGCAAAGCAAGCTATTATCAACGGGGAGATTGGTGATCCATTAGTATGCCGAATGCGGGCAATGCGACGCCGAAAGGTTCCTGGCTGGGGCGTTTTTACCAATAAGGAACTGCAGGGTGGAGGCAGTTTGATTGATTGGGGCTGTCATTTTCTTGATTTATCGCTTTGGTTACTTGGCAATCCAAAGCCAGTTGAGGTAATGGGCACAACATATAATCGCTTGAGTAAAACACCTAATCAATTAAACGAATGGGGTGTTTTTGACCATGAAACGTTTGATGTGGATGACCACGTAACAGGCTATATTACATTTGAAAATGGCGTATCACTGATGCTGGAATGCTCTTGGTCAGCAAATATTAAAGAAGATGAAACTAGCTTAAGCATTTCGGGTGTTGATGGTGGACTAAGTGTCTATCCGTTTGAGTTGTATCAGGCCAAATATGGGACGTTCTTTAATGGAGAGGCGAAATTTGCTTCCGATGCTGATCAGGCAGGACTTTTACAAGCACAAAATTTCGTTGCTAGCTGTCTTGGGGAAGCGGAATTAATTGTGAAGCCTAAGCAGGCTTTGCAAGTGACCAGGCTGATGGAGGCTATTTATTTAAGCAGTGAAACGGGACGAAGTGTAAGATTAGATTAA
- a CDS encoding sugar phosphate isomerase/epimerase family protein, giving the protein MGTVRKVADMGYDAVQFAGFFGTPASVVKRTLNEKGIRVAGSHTGLDLLTDDKLKETILYNKKINNDLLICPYLPEEKRNSRDAYQRTAEQFNEIGRICQQNGMRFAYHNHNFEFETFSGVTGFELLFGETDTELVKMELDCFWANYAGYRAESIIEKYGNRVVSLHMKDMNQGKKSIEIGAGTLDIAGLIHTAKNQGVSWLVVEQEDFDRDPMDCAKTNQDNLRTLLTTN; this is encoded by the coding sequence TTGGGAACGGTCCGAAAAGTTGCTGACATGGGCTATGATGCTGTTCAGTTTGCAGGTTTTTTTGGAACACCAGCAAGTGTGGTCAAGCGCACTTTGAATGAAAAAGGTATTCGTGTGGCGGGGAGTCATACAGGTCTGGATCTTTTAACAGATGATAAATTAAAAGAAACGATCCTGTATAATAAAAAGATTAATAATGACTTACTCATTTGTCCGTATTTGCCTGAGGAAAAACGGAATTCGCGCGATGCTTATCAGCGGACAGCGGAACAGTTTAATGAGATCGGACGAATTTGTCAGCAGAATGGGATGAGATTCGCATACCACAACCATAATTTTGAATTTGAAACATTCAGTGGTGTTACTGGATTTGAGTTACTTTTTGGTGAAACAGATACAGAACTGGTTAAAATGGAACTTGATTGTTTTTGGGCAAATTATGCGGGCTACCGTGCAGAGTCAATTATTGAAAAATACGGTAACCGGGTTGTATCGTTGCATATGAAGGATATGAATCAGGGCAAGAAAAGTATTGAAATTGGAGCAGGTACGCTTGATATTGCTGGGCTTATACATACTGCTAAGAATCAGGGTGTGAGTTGGTTAGTGGTTGAACAGGAAGATTTCGATCGCGATCCAATGGACTGTGCGAAAACCAACCAGGACAATTTGCGTACGCTGCTTACTACAAATTAG
- a CDS encoding Gfo/Idh/MocA family protein, with protein sequence MNVALLSRWHVHADDYARAVHENDQLTIGLVWDEDAKRGEEWARELGVPFECNLEAVLSNPEIDAVVVSTPTNLHKEIILAAASHNKHIFTEKVLDFTVQDCEEIYEAVDAHDVMLMVSLPRLTEKEFLAAERALAEGWLGKLTMIRCRLAHNGAVLYDGKTEGWLPARFFNKQQTGGGALIDLGAHPIYLTNRLAGKAQAVSARLKRSNPNEVDESGAVLVDYQSGALGIIETSFLSHGSPFQLELYGTEGTLLCRNGSIQMTSMHHGNGEWINMESDLPDVSTPMEQWVAQISEGVMPTITREDVIQLTKINDGAALSDLEGRRVVFEL encoded by the coding sequence ATGAATGTAGCGTTGTTAAGCAGATGGCATGTTCATGCAGATGATTATGCCCGTGCGGTTCATGAAAACGATCAATTAACCATTGGACTTGTCTGGGACGAGGATGCAAAACGTGGTGAGGAATGGGCTAGAGAGCTTGGTGTACCGTTTGAATGTAATTTAGAGGCAGTATTATCCAATCCCGAAATAGATGCGGTCGTAGTAAGCACACCAACCAATTTGCATAAGGAAATTATCCTGGCTGCGGCCAGTCATAACAAACACATTTTTACTGAAAAGGTATTAGATTTTACCGTTCAGGACTGCGAGGAAATTTATGAAGCAGTGGATGCACATGACGTTATGTTGATGGTTTCCTTGCCACGTTTAACGGAAAAAGAATTTTTGGCTGCGGAAAGAGCGCTGGCAGAAGGATGGCTCGGCAAGTTAACGATGATTCGATGTCGTCTCGCCCATAATGGTGCTGTCTTATATGATGGGAAAACAGAAGGGTGGTTACCGGCCCGTTTTTTTAATAAACAGCAAACAGGTGGCGGAGCGCTGATTGATCTTGGTGCACATCCGATTTATCTAACCAATCGGCTTGCCGGAAAAGCGCAGGCTGTCAGTGCCCGGTTGAAAAGAAGCAATCCAAATGAGGTTGATGAAAGTGGCGCTGTTCTGGTTGACTATCAATCTGGTGCACTTGGAATCATAGAGACTAGTTTTTTATCACATGGGAGCCCGTTTCAACTGGAGTTATATGGAACAGAGGGAACCTTACTCTGCAGGAACGGTTCGATTCAAATGACAAGCATGCATCATGGTAACGGTGAATGGATAAATATGGAGAGTGATTTACCTGATGTGTCCACGCCAATGGAGCAATGGGTAGCACAAATCAGTGAAGGTGTAATGCCGACCATTACCAGGGAAGATGTGATTCAATTAACCAAAATAAATGATGGTGCAGCGCTGTCTGATCTTGAGGGACGCCGTGTCGTTTTTGAACTTTAA
- a CDS encoding carbohydrate ABC transporter permease, translating to MGDKKKAKFQLNEKQLGYAMVIPSLILVIVVILWPVAQSFWNSLFDYRLNDPARSETLLGSNIDLESYLDNYFYIEGQLEELKDSTKKEDVKGTITSIEEGVNKYHSELISDDAVKKKVDKINEMLMSYTPVTNDELKYNEVDNDFAEAYRSALDSYQKDLSQIAESINDDALSEKFKQTAGLLGSTSETILESNFVGLDNYINYFQDKRMWKSIWNTTFFTVVSVAFELVLGLAIALLINRAFKGRGIIRASVLIPWAIPTAVAAMMWGFLYDGQSGIVAHYLQVLHLIPDASWLLSTANGGMFSVILADIWKTTPYMALLLLAGLQTIPASLYEASDVDGANKFQQFWSITLPLLKSSILVALLFRTLDAFRVFDLIYVLTGGGPANATESISIYAYKTLFAQQNFGEGSTLSVIVFLCVAIISFIYVKLIGSELFAGRSK from the coding sequence ATGGGGGACAAGAAGAAAGCGAAGTTCCAGCTGAACGAGAAACAGCTTGGCTATGCGATGGTTATTCCTTCACTGATTTTGGTAATTGTCGTCATTCTATGGCCAGTTGCCCAGTCGTTTTGGAATAGTTTGTTTGACTACAGACTAAATGATCCCGCACGTTCTGAAACATTGCTTGGTTCAAATATTGATTTGGAGAGCTATCTCGATAACTACTTTTATATTGAGGGACAATTGGAGGAATTAAAAGATTCAACAAAGAAGGAAGATGTAAAAGGAACAATTACTTCTATTGAAGAAGGGGTCAACAAGTATCATAGTGAATTAATCAGTGATGATGCGGTCAAGAAAAAGGTGGATAAAATCAACGAGATGCTGATGAGTTATACGCCTGTTACCAATGATGAATTGAAATATAATGAGGTAGATAATGATTTCGCGGAAGCATATCGGTCCGCACTTGACTCATATCAAAAAGATCTGTCACAAATTGCTGAATCGATTAATGATGATGCATTAAGTGAAAAATTTAAACAAACAGCTGGTCTGCTAGGTAGTACGAGTGAAACGATATTGGAATCGAATTTCGTTGGACTAGATAATTACATTAATTATTTCCAGGATAAACGAATGTGGAAATCCATCTGGAACACGACATTTTTTACTGTTGTTTCCGTTGCCTTTGAGTTGGTGCTGGGGCTGGCGATTGCGTTGCTCATTAACCGGGCCTTTAAAGGCAGGGGAATAATCCGGGCATCTGTGCTGATTCCATGGGCAATTCCGACAGCAGTTGCTGCAATGATGTGGGGATTCCTATATGACGGGCAATCGGGTATTGTCGCTCATTATTTGCAAGTGCTGCACCTTATTCCTGACGCTTCCTGGCTCCTGTCAACTGCGAATGGTGGTATGTTTTCAGTGATTTTGGCAGATATTTGGAAAACAACACCGTACATGGCTTTATTGCTTTTGGCGGGTCTGCAGACTATACCGGCTTCATTGTATGAGGCATCTGATGTAGATGGTGCAAATAAGTTTCAGCAGTTTTGGAGTATCACGTTGCCGTTGCTAAAGTCATCCATCTTAGTTGCATTACTATTCAGAACACTGGATGCATTCCGGGTGTTCGACCTCATTTATGTATTGACCGGTGGAGGACCAGCCAACGCAACTGAATCGATATCAATTTACGCATATAAAACATTGTTTGCTCAACAGAACTTCGGTGAAGGTTCAACACTTTCCGTTATTGTGTTTTTGTGTGTAGCAATTATTAGTTTTATCTATGTAAAATTAATCGGTTCAGAACTATTCGCAGGTCGTTCGAAATAA
- a CDS encoding ABC transporter substrate-binding protein has protein sequence MLWIIGLVLLLAACSNSGSGSKDDAGDKAEKDSSSEQDKASDEEVTIVYARNVDSTGAIDLVIEAFEEKFPNINVKYREMPADSGQTHDQYVTAFSAKSSEIDVFNADVIWPAEFAQADYALELDRFIQKDNIDMDAYFPGTVASGKFNGKQWAMPNYTDAGVLYYRSDIVDEPPKTWDELIEMAGKYQGEKGTEFGYIMQAAQYEGLITNAIEYIASYGGQIVDEENNVVADSPETIKAIKKMKEVVNSDFVPDNITNFKEVDTETAYIEGNSVFARNWPYMQASAADEERSKIVGNSKITTMPAGDEGSASSLGGWMAMINRYSEHPEAAWEFVKFLTGPEGQKITAIHGGRAPTLKALYDDPEVKEASALFANPDFKKVLENAVSRPVTPIYQELSDIMQIELSRALAGQQTAEETAKNMQMKIEKAMNE, from the coding sequence AAAGATTCATCATCTGAGCAAGATAAGGCATCTGATGAAGAAGTCACTATAGTTTATGCACGCAATGTTGATTCTACAGGTGCAATTGATCTTGTAATTGAGGCATTTGAGGAGAAGTTTCCAAATATAAATGTGAAATATCGTGAAATGCCAGCGGACAGTGGCCAAACACATGATCAATACGTAACGGCCTTTAGCGCAAAAAGTTCTGAAATCGATGTATTCAACGCCGATGTAATTTGGCCGGCAGAGTTTGCGCAGGCTGACTATGCGTTAGAGTTAGATCGCTTTATTCAAAAGGATAATATTGATATGGATGCCTATTTTCCGGGGACGGTAGCATCTGGGAAATTTAATGGAAAACAGTGGGCAATGCCCAATTATACTGATGCCGGTGTTCTTTACTACAGATCAGATATTGTCGATGAACCGCCAAAAACATGGGATGAATTGATCGAAATGGCAGGTAAATATCAGGGCGAAAAAGGAACAGAATTCGGCTACATTATGCAGGCAGCACAATATGAGGGCTTAATAACCAATGCTATCGAGTATATTGCCTCTTACGGTGGCCAAATTGTTGATGAGGAAAACAATGTAGTAGCTGATAGCCCCGAGACAATTAAAGCTATTAAGAAAATGAAGGAAGTTGTAAATTCCGATTTTGTTCCAGATAACATTACAAATTTTAAAGAGGTAGATACGGAAACAGCATATATTGAGGGTAATTCAGTGTTTGCTCGTAATTGGCCGTATATGCAAGCATCTGCAGCTGATGAGGAACGTTCAAAAATTGTTGGTAATTCAAAAATTACCACGATGCCTGCTGGTGACGAGGGAAGCGCGTCAAGTCTAGGTGGATGGATGGCAATGATTAACCGCTATTCTGAACATCCGGAGGCTGCATGGGAATTCGTGAAATTTTTAACTGGACCAGAAGGACAGAAAATCACAGCAATTCATGGCGGACGTGCCCCAACGTTAAAAGCACTTTATGATGATCCGGAAGTGAAAGAAGCGAGTGCATTATTTGCCAATCCGGATTTTAAAAAGGTATTGGAAAATGCTGTTTCAAGACCAGTAACACCAATTTATCAGGAACTTTCTGATATTATGCAAATCGAATTATCAAGAGCATTAGCCGGGCAACAAACCGCAGAAGAAACCGCAAAAAATATGCAAATGAAGATTGAAAAAGCAATGAACGAATAA
- a CDS encoding Gfo/Idh/MocA family protein, which yields MEKVHVAIIGCGGIANGKHLPSLKKVEQVELVAFCDTDVQKAQAAKDAYGTADAMVYQDYQELLKDASIDVVHVCTPNISHAEISIAAMKEDKHVMCEKPMAKSSEEAKQMVAAAEETGKKLTIGYQNRFRQDSQYLRKVCQRGDLGDVYFAKAHAIRRRAVPTWGVFLDEEKQGGGPLIDIGTHALDLTLWMMDNYKPKSVMGSTFHKLGERKNAANAWGPWDPEKFTVEDSAFGFITMENGATIVLESSWALNSLEVDEAKCSLSGTVGGADMKDGLRINGEEFGKLYTTNVELENGGVAFYDGNDETDADLEARLWIESLLNNTEATVKPKEALVVTQILEAIYESARTGKAVYFD from the coding sequence ATGGAAAAAGTACATGTAGCGATTATTGGATGTGGCGGTATTGCGAATGGCAAGCATCTGCCAAGTTTAAAAAAAGTAGAACAGGTTGAATTGGTGGCGTTTTGTGATACAGATGTGCAGAAGGCCCAAGCTGCCAAAGACGCGTATGGTACTGCTGATGCAATGGTATATCAGGATTATCAGGAATTGCTGAAGGACGCTTCGATTGATGTGGTTCATGTTTGTACACCAAACATTTCACATGCGGAAATTTCCATTGCTGCAATGAAGGAAGACAAACATGTGATGTGTGAAAAGCCGATGGCAAAATCATCTGAAGAAGCAAAACAAATGGTTGCCGCTGCTGAAGAAACAGGTAAGAAGCTGACAATCGGGTACCAGAATCGCTTCAGGCAGGATAGCCAATATTTACGTAAGGTCTGCCAACGTGGGGATTTAGGTGATGTCTATTTCGCTAAAGCACATGCGATCAGGCGTCGTGCTGTACCTACATGGGGTGTATTTTTAGATGAAGAAAAGCAGGGTGGTGGACCATTAATTGATATCGGGACACATGCACTCGATTTAACTTTATGGATGATGGATAACTATAAACCGAAATCCGTGATGGGATCAACCTTTCATAAATTGGGTGAGCGTAAAAATGCTGCAAACGCTTGGGGACCATGGGATCCGGAAAAATTCACGGTTGAGGATTCTGCATTTGGATTTATTACGATGGAAAACGGTGCAACCATTGTGCTTGAGTCCAGCTGGGCATTAAACTCATTGGAAGTTGACGAGGCAAAGTGCTCGCTTAGTGGTACAGTAGGCGGCGCTGATATGAAGGATGGATTGCGCATTAATGGGGAAGAGTTTGGCAAGCTTTATACAACAAATGTAGAACTGGAAAATGGCGGTGTTGCTTTTTATGATGGCAACGATGAAACGGATGCAGATCTTGAGGCTAGACTTTGGATTGAAAGCCTGTTAAATAATACAGAGGCGACTGTTAAGCCAAAAGAGGCACTTGTTGTCACACAAATTCTGGAGGCAATCTATGAATCTGCCAGAACAGGAAAAGCCGTTTATTTCGATTAA
- a CDS encoding sugar phosphate isomerase/epimerase family protein, producing MKLGVFAVLFSEKSFEEMLDEAKKTGLDAVEIGTGGNPGDAHCNVDELLESEEKRKDYLDKIHSRGLTISAFSCHGNPISPDQKVANAAHQDFVKTVKLAELMNVPVVNTFSGTPGDHEGAKYPNWPVTPWPTEYSDILQWQWEEKLIPYWKEQGQFAKDHGVKVGLELHAGFLVHTPYTMLKLREATCDAIGANLDPSHLWWQGIDPVAAIKILGKENAIHHFHAKDTYIDQENVNMYGLTDMQPYGEVQTRAWSFRSVGYGHGVQEWSNIISALRTYGYDYVVSIEHEDPIMSIDEGFSKAVANLKSVNITEKPADMWWA from the coding sequence ATGAAATTAGGCGTATTTGCCGTGTTATTTTCAGAGAAATCGTTTGAAGAAATGCTCGACGAGGCGAAGAAAACAGGACTGGACGCAGTTGAAATTGGAACTGGTGGAAATCCAGGGGATGCACATTGTAATGTAGATGAATTATTGGAAAGCGAAGAAAAGCGAAAGGACTACTTGGACAAGATTCATTCACGTGGGTTAACAATCAGTGCATTCAGCTGCCATGGTAACCCGATTTCTCCAGATCAAAAGGTCGCCAACGCAGCACACCAGGATTTTGTGAAAACCGTAAAACTGGCGGAACTTATGAACGTTCCAGTTGTAAATACATTTTCCGGAACCCCGGGTGATCACGAAGGAGCGAAATACCCAAACTGGCCAGTAACGCCATGGCCTACTGAGTACTCCGATATTTTACAATGGCAATGGGAAGAAAAGCTTATTCCATACTGGAAAGAGCAGGGGCAGTTTGCCAAGGATCATGGTGTGAAGGTTGGACTTGAACTTCATGCTGGATTTCTTGTCCATACGCCATATACAATGCTGAAATTACGGGAAGCAACCTGTGATGCTATTGGAGCAAATCTGGACCCAAGTCATCTATGGTGGCAAGGGATTGATCCAGTTGCCGCAATTAAAATTTTGGGTAAGGAGAACGCGATTCACCATTTCCACGCGAAAGACACCTATATTGATCAGGAAAATGTAAATATGTACGGCCTGACCGATATGCAGCCGTATGGCGAAGTTCAAACCCGCGCATGGAGCTTCCGTTCGGTTGGATATGGTCACGGAGTTCAAGAGTGGTCCAATATCATCAGTGCCTTGCGAACATATGGCTATGATTATGTAGTCAGTATTGAGCACGAAGATCCAATCATGTCAATTGACGAAGGGTTCAGTAAAGCAGTTGCTAATTTAAAAAGTGTTAATATAACAGAAAAACCTGCCGACATGTGGTGGGCATAA
- a CDS encoding ThuA domain-containing protein, protein MNVTVWNEYRHEKENSVVADIYPKGIHGAIADFLQKEGLNTRTATLDEPEHGLTEEVLDHTDVLVWWGHKAHNEVTEEVAERVKQRVLDGMGLVVLHSGHFSKVFQKLMGTGCDLKWREADEKERLWVVDPSHPITEGLGQYIELEKEEMYGEHFDIPAPDQLIFVSWFEGGEVFRSGATFTRGRGKIFYFRPGHETYPTYYNKEIQQVIKNGVKWVKNTNTPKHVYGNAKPLEEIKSK, encoded by the coding sequence ATGAATGTAACAGTATGGAATGAATATCGTCATGAAAAGGAAAATTCGGTAGTTGCCGATATCTATCCAAAAGGAATACATGGGGCAATTGCTGATTTCCTGCAGAAGGAAGGATTGAATACACGGACTGCGACGTTAGATGAACCGGAGCATGGATTAACGGAAGAAGTGCTTGATCATACAGATGTACTTGTCTGGTGGGGTCATAAAGCACATAACGAGGTTACGGAAGAAGTAGCGGAGCGGGTAAAGCAGCGCGTACTAGATGGCATGGGCCTAGTTGTACTGCATTCTGGACATTTTTCTAAAGTATTTCAAAAGTTAATGGGAACCGGTTGCGATTTAAAGTGGCGCGAGGCAGATGAAAAAGAACGTCTTTGGGTTGTGGACCCGAGTCACCCAATTACAGAAGGACTTGGCCAATACATTGAACTCGAAAAAGAAGAGATGTATGGGGAACATTTTGATATACCTGCACCAGATCAATTAATATTTGTCAGCTGGTTTGAAGGCGGCGAAGTGTTCCGCAGCGGAGCAACGTTTACTCGTGGAAGAGGAAAGATATTCTACTTCAGGCCGGGTCATGAAACATATCCTACTTATTATAATAAGGAAATTCAACAGGTTATTAAAAACGGTGTTAAATGGGTGAAAAATACCAATACACCTAAGCATGTCTACGGAAATGCCAAACCACTGGAGGAAATTAAATCGAAATAG
- a CDS encoding peptide ABC transporter substrate-binding protein, translated as MKLSKYSLLLAMGLLLAVFMVACSGGDSSEKSSGESDETSNESASASEDVEQVFNLINGDTIPTMDSSMATDEYAFQFLNETMEGLYRLGENVELKPGIAKDHKVSDDGLTWTFDLREDAVWSNGDPVTAHDFVYAWRRAVNPKTGSEYGPYMMGGVIKNATAVSEGEMPVEKLGVKADGDYTLVVTLEKPTPYFESLAAFVTFLPLNEKFVEKQGDKYATSTDTLLFNGPFTLSDWKSTSSSWNLIKNEKYWDAESVKLNKITYDVVKDPQTAVDLYEKGEVDRAGLSSDLVDKYSSHEDFEIVPGTGVFYLKFNQTTSDALANVNIRKAISRAINKQALVDEILNNGSVVANGLIPSDFSKHPETGEDFREINGDLVTFDVDKAQEFWKKGLEEIGKEKVTLEFLGGDGETTKTMNEYIANQLESNLPGLEITLKQVPFEQRLELDTKMDYQIQFAGWLPDFLDPYTFLNLWLTDGGNNMMGYSDPKYDKLVQSTVNELALEPVKRYEAFLEAEKVLFEDAAIAPLYQEAGAVLTSPKMKGYIRNPMGAPTEYKWAYAVPVEE; from the coding sequence ATGAAACTTTCGAAGTATTCATTACTGTTAGCGATGGGTCTGTTGCTTGCAGTATTCATGGTCGCATGTTCTGGGGGAGATAGCAGTGAAAAATCTTCTGGTGAATCAGACGAAACATCGAACGAATCAGCAAGTGCAAGTGAAGATGTGGAACAGGTATTTAATCTGATCAATGGTGATACCATTCCTACCATGGATTCTTCCATGGCAACGGATGAGTATGCGTTTCAATTCCTGAATGAAACAATGGAAGGTCTATACCGGCTTGGAGAAAACGTTGAGCTTAAACCAGGTATCGCGAAAGACCATAAAGTAAGTGATGATGGGTTAACATGGACATTTGACCTACGAGAAGACGCTGTGTGGTCGAACGGTGATCCTGTAACTGCCCATGATTTTGTATATGCCTGGAGACGTGCAGTAAATCCTAAAACTGGATCTGAATATGGTCCATACATGATGGGTGGAGTTATTAAGAATGCTACAGCTGTCAGTGAAGGTGAAATGCCAGTAGAAAAATTAGGTGTTAAGGCCGATGGGGATTATACATTAGTTGTCACATTAGAAAAGCCAACTCCTTATTTCGAATCGCTGGCTGCATTTGTAACTTTTTTACCATTGAATGAAAAATTCGTGGAGAAACAGGGCGATAAATATGCAACAAGCACTGATACATTACTTTTTAACGGTCCATTTACTTTATCTGACTGGAAGAGTACATCGTCTTCCTGGAATTTGATAAAGAACGAAAAATATTGGGATGCTGAATCCGTAAAATTAAATAAGATTACTTATGATGTAGTGAAAGACCCACAAACTGCTGTGGATTTATATGAAAAGGGTGAAGTTGATCGCGCTGGACTATCATCCGACTTGGTTGATAAATATTCTTCACATGAAGATTTTGAAATTGTTCCTGGCACAGGGGTATTCTATTTGAAGTTTAACCAAACAACCTCTGATGCACTTGCCAACGTAAATATTCGTAAGGCAATCAGCAGAGCAATCAATAAACAGGCTTTAGTCGATGAGATTCTTAACAATGGATCTGTCGTAGCAAATGGACTGATTCCATCAGACTTCTCCAAACATCCTGAAACAGGAGAGGACTTCCGGGAAATTAATGGAGATCTAGTAACATTTGACGTCGATAAGGCGCAGGAGTTCTGGAAAAAGGGACTTGAAGAGATTGGCAAGGAAAAAGTTACACTGGAGTTCTTAGGCGGCGATGGGGAAACAACAAAGACGATGAATGAGTACATTGCAAATCAATTAGAATCAAATCTTCCAGGGTTAGAAATCACTCTGAAGCAGGTACCATTTGAGCAGCGTCTTGAGTTAGATACGAAGATGGATTACCAAATTCAGTTTGCTGGATGGTTACCAGATTTTCTCGATCCATATACCTTCTTAAACCTATGGTTAACAGATGGCGGGAATAATATGATGGGTTATTCAGACCCTAAATATGATAAATTGGTTCAAAGTACGGTAAATGAATTGGCATTGGAACCGGTTAAACGTTATGAAGCATTCTTGGAAGCAGAAAAGGTATTGTTTGAGGATGCAGCGATTGCACCTCTTTACCAAGAAGCTGGAGCAGTACTAACATCTCCAAAAATGAAAGGATACATCCGAAATCCAATGGGCGCACCTACTGAATACAAGTGGGCTTATGCAGTTCCAGTAGAGGAATAG
- a CDS encoding carbohydrate ABC transporter permease, whose product MKKRAGIGFYVFLVIFVFLVMFPFIWVFLTSVKPPGEIFSSFKWFTSSPTLESYTAALTHRPLLRYMLNSFVVASLTTILSLAFASFTAYAVTRLPIKGKGLILGIVLAASMFPQIAIISPMFNLITGLGLRNSYLGLVIPYITISLPLSIWILSTFFQKIPYELEESAKLDGASPFQTFRKVIFPLATPGIFTTGILVFIAAWNEYLFALTINTADNWRTVPVGISLYQSQFSIPWGDISAATVIVTIPIVILVLIFQKRIVSGLTSGSVKE is encoded by the coding sequence ATGAAGAAGCGAGCAGGAATAGGATTTTATGTTTTTCTAGTTATATTTGTTTTTCTTGTCATGTTTCCGTTTATCTGGGTGTTTTTAACATCAGTTAAGCCCCCGGGTGAAATATTTTCATCATTTAAATGGTTTACCAGTAGTCCGACGCTGGAGTCGTATACGGCTGCATTGACGCACCGGCCATTGCTTCGGTATATGCTAAACAGTTTCGTTGTAGCGTCTTTAACAACTATTTTGTCACTGGCGTTTGCGTCCTTTACGGCATACGCGGTTACAAGATTGCCAATTAAAGGTAAGGGTCTGATACTGGGGATCGTACTTGCGGCATCCATGTTTCCGCAGATTGCGATTATCTCACCAATGTTTAATTTGATTACGGGACTTGGGCTTCGAAACAGCTATTTAGGATTGGTTATTCCATATATCACAATTAGTTTACCGTTATCAATCTGGATACTCTCAACGTTTTTCCAAAAAATTCCATATGAACTTGAAGAATCTGCTAAGCTTGATGGGGCAAGTCCATTTCAAACGTTCAGGAAAGTTATTTTCCCACTAGCGACACCGGGAATCTTTACTACTGGAATTCTGGTATTTATTGCCGCCTGGAATGAATATTTATTTGCGTTAACAATTAACACTGCGGATAATTGGCGGACAGTGCCAGTCGGTATCTCACTCTATCAGAGTCAGTTTTCCATTCCGTGGGGGGATATCTCTGCGGCAACCGTTATTGTTACCATTCCAATCGTAATTTTGGTACTCATTTTCCAAAAACGGATTGTATCTGGTCTGACTTCAGGGTCTGTTAAAGAATAA